The DNA sequence AAGGCCAAGGGTTGGAAACCCTTGCCTGTGCCATGTCGCGCCTACAGCGCTTGCAAACATGCTAAACCTCTATTTCCTGCATCATCCCGCAAAATACCGAAGCGATGGCACCGGTGCGGCTGGGAAATTTATGCGGGATCTCGCTAAGGCGGATTTCGGCCCGTGCATCGGCCCGTGGGTAATCCGGCTCTGCTGAGGCGGATTTCGTCCGGTGCTCCGGCCCGTGGGCAATCCGGCTCCTGCTAAGCGCCCGCAGGGCTGAATGGAGTTCTCCGCGCCGCACACCATGTCATCCTGAACGGCCATAGCCGCGGCACGAGCGTTGGGGCCGATTCAGGATCTTGTGGTGAGTTGGCCATGCATCCATCCCAAGATTCTGAATAAATCCCCTGCGCACACGCCAGCCCTTCAGATTTTTCAGAATGACACATGGGGGGAGACTGACATTCACCTACGCGCTCAGGAGATCCCCGATCGGCGCCACCACACCAGCCAAGGCCCATTGCCGTCGAGGATGACGTACAAGACTTGGGCTGGATAAACTGTATCCCCCGTCCCTACAACAGGAGTTGCAGATTGGGCGCCCGCAGGGCTGAATGGATGAAAATGAACCGTCATCCACGCCCTAAGGAGATTCCCACCCAAACTTTCAATAATTCCTGAAAGTTTTGTACCTTTTCAGCGCAAAATCCGTTTGGGATTGTGCCCAGAAAAAGAACTATTTTTGCAGGCCAAATGCGCTGTGTATGAATACCTCAGAATTGCTCAAAAAGGCGTTGAATTTCGAGTTCCTGACCATGGAAGAGGGGATACATCTCCATCACCACGCGGGGACCGACGAACTCATGTTCATCGCCAACGAAATGCGGAAAATCCACAAAAAAGACACCCTCGGGATCGTCACTTGGCAGATTGACCGCAATGTGAATACCACCAACGTCTGTGTCGCCAATTGCAAATTCTGCAATTTCTTTGTCCCACCGACCGAGAAGTTCAAGGACAAGGCCTACATCACCGACGACGAGACCTACCAGCGCAAGGCCAAGGAGACATTCGCGCTAGGCGGTGATCAGTTCTTGCTGCAAGGAGGCCACCACCCAGAATTGGGCGTGGAATATTACGAGGAAACGTTCAGCAAGCTCAAAGGCTGGTTCCCAGAATTGCGCCTTCACGCGCTCGGGCCACCGGAAATCGTCCATATCGCGGAACTCTCAGGCATTTCCTACGAGGAGACGCTCACGCGATTGATGGCCGCGGGGATGGATTCCATGCCGGGTGCCGGTGCAGAGATCCTCAACGATCGCGTCCGCCGCATCATTTCCAACGGCAAATGCTCCGGCCAAGAGTGGCTCGACGTGATGCATGTCGCCCACAAAGTTGGCCTTACCACCTCCGCGACCATGATGTTCGGCCACATCGAAACCATCGAGGAACGATTCGAGCATCTAGTCCGCATCCGCGAGGTTCAGGCGATGCGCCCCGAAGGTAGCAATGGTTTCAAAGCGTTTATCCCATGGCCATACCAAGATGACGGCACGCTCCTGAATCGCGTCAAAGGCGTCAAAAACAACGTCTCTGCCGACGAATACATCCGCATGATCGCCCTCAGCCGGATTATGCTCCCCAATATCGAAAACATCCAAGCGAGCTGGCTTACGGTCGGTCCAGAGGTTGCGCAAGTGTGTCTCCACGCCGGAGCCAACGACCTCGGTTCCATCATGATCGAAGAAAACGTCGTCTCCGCTGCGGGTGCTCCATTCCGCCTCTCCAGCGAGCAGATCCAACAGATCATCGTCGACGCGGGCTTCCAGCCACAGCTCCGGACACAACTCTACGAATTCCGCGAGACGCCTCCAGCATTGGAAGGCAAAATCTTGGCGGTCTAGCGTCCAGCTATCGTTCCAAACATATTCAAGGCCCTTTTCCGAGCATGGAAGAGGGCCTGATTGTTTGTCATTCTCCTGATTTGGGCGTGCCCCGGCGTGCTGGGAATTCGGTTTCCTCCAATCCGATCAGTCGCCGGGTCGTGCTATTCGGGGGTCCGCTGGCGCTCCCGTCCTCCGCTCGGTAGCTGAAAGAATGGCCGAAATTAATTTGAGTAGCATTCAGAAAGAAGGTCAAGTCCCCTCAACTTACTGGTTCAGCTCCCGAGACTCCGGACCTCGCCAAAGGCTCGCCCCTTCTATCACTCACGCCACACCTGCCAGCCGCACATTTTCCTCAATTCCCCTTCAAAAGAGTCAAATGATCCGTCTTTAATCGCTGGACACAAACACCCCCTGATTGAGAAGATCCTCACACCTAGATTTCCAAAGTTCGTAGTACCTTCCCACATACGATAGCGGCTTCTCTGCATCCGATGCATGGTTTCCGCAAGGACTACTCATTGATTCTCTATGCTTCCCTATGCTCGCCTGATCCTTGGGCTGATGCTGCTCGGTATGCTCTCTGCCTGCCAGCGACAGCCCATCCTAGATTTGCAACCCCAAGATCACATCGTCCTGCTCGGCAACAATCTCCCCGCCCGGATGATGGAATATGGATTCTTTGAAACAGAATGCCATGTACTGTATCCCAATCACCACTTGTTGATTCGCAACATGGGAGATGGGGGAAATACCCCCGGTTTCCGACCGCATTCAGGCCGTGATACGCCTTGGGCATTCCCGGGCGCAGCGGCATTTCAGACCGATCTGGCACGCCCGAGCGGCAGCAAAGGAGATATGGAATATCCAGATGAATGGCTCACGCGATTGTCTGCTGATGTGCTGATCTGCTTCTTCGGATATGGCGAATCCTTTGGAGGGCTCGATCAACTTCCCCTTTTTCAACAAGAGCTTGCCGCTTTCCTCCGTCACAGTCTCCAGCAGACATACAATGGCTCCACGCCCCCCAAGCTCGTTTTGGTAGGCCCACAAGCTTTCGAAGACCTTTCCTCGATTCGCGATTTGCCCAATGGCAGCGCAGCCAATCACAGGCTGAATATATACACGAAAGCGATGAAACAGATCGCCGATTCTATGGGAATACCATTTGTCGATCTCTTCCACGAATCTCAAAATTGGTACCTCAAGGAAGAAAGCCCCTGCACCATCGACGGTTTTCAATTCAATGAGGCCGGTAATCAAAAGCTTGCCCAATTCCTCGCCAAGGAATTGCTGGGAAGTTCTGGCAAAAGCAGCCCCCACCGAGATTTGATCCAATCAGCCGTTCAGGAAAAGAACTGGATGTGGCACAACGACTTCAAGATCCCCAATGGCGTCCATGTGTTTGGCCGGAGACACAAGCCATTCGGTCCAGACAATTATCCCCAAGAACTCAAGAAAATACGCGAGATGACCGCCATTCGCGATTCGGCGATTTGGCTGGCTGCTCAAGGAATTGAACTGGATCTGGAGAGCGCGGACGGCCTTACTTCCCCCATGCCGACCATAGCATCCAATTATCGGATATCGCCCGATGGCCCGGCACCTCGGTATTTGTATGGAGCAGAAGCACTCGAAAGCATGACGATGGCCGAGGGGTTTAAGATCGAACTATTTGCTTCGGAAGAGATGTTCGAGGAATTGGCCAATCCCCTTCAAGTGGCATTCGATGATCGCGGCCGCCTCTGGGTTGCCGTTGCGCCCAGCTATCCGCATTACCAGCCCGGCCACACCAAACCCAATGACAAACTTTTGATTCTGGAGGACACAGACGGAGACGGCCGCGCAGACAAGCAGACAATCTGGGCAGATGGATTGCATCTTCCAATGGGCTTCGAATTGACACAACATGGCGTGTTCATTTCTCAAGGCACACATTTGAAATTGCTTCGAGACACAGATGGCGATGATCACGCAGATACTTCAGAGATCGTCCTCAGTGGATTCGACGATCACGACACCCATCATGTGATCAGTGCTTTCTGCGCTGATCCAAGCGGGGCGATTTATATGGGAGAGGGGCTTTTCCTCCACTCCAATGTTGAAACTCCCTACGGAGTCGTCCGAGCTACTCAAGGGGGATTTTTTCGATACGATCCTAACCGCGGGCAACTTGAACGAACCGCCCAAATTTCCATTCCCAATCCTTGGGGAACCGCATTTGATGAATGGGGTCAGCCCTTTTTCCTGAGTACCTCGGGTCCTGCCATGCGCTGGTTGATGCCGAGTACTATTCGTCCAGAGTATGGCAAAATGTCTCCGATGCCTCCCAGCCTGATTCCACAGGATTACAAGGTGCGTCCAACTTCTGGACTGGAATTCATTTCAAGCAGGCATTTCCCTGAGGAGGTTCAAGGTGATCTACTTTTGGGCAATGTAATTGGCTTTCGAGGAGTGAGGCAGCATCAGATTTCGGAAGCGGGAACGGGCTACGAATTGGATTTTCGGCAGGATTTGGTTTCCAGCTCTGATCCAAATTTCCGCCCCGTGGATTTCGAATTTGCGCCGGATGGTTCTCTGTATCTCGCCGATTGGCACAACATGCTCATTGGCCACATGCAGCACAATGCCCGAGATCCATACCGAGATCATGCCCACGGCAGAATCTACCGAATCACTTATCCAAGTAGACCATTGATCAAACCTACCCAGATCGCAGATGCATCCATTCGCGAATTGCTGGACGTGCTGAAATCACCTGAATATAGAACGCGGTACCGAGCCAAACGGGCGTTGCGGGGCCGTGATCCGCAGACAGTCATCCAGGAAATCACGGATTGGGTACATAGCCTAAATCCCTCCGATCCCCAGTATGAGCGGCACCTCCTCGAAGCGCTTTGGGTATCCTGGGGACTGAACCGAATAGACCGAAAATTGCTTCAACGGCTTTTGCAATCAGAGGATCACCGAGTCAGAGCTGCGGCTGTGATGGCAGTTCGATACAACGGGCACCAACTTCCCTATCAGATTGCCTATTTGAAAACAGCGGCCGCCGATCCGCATGGTCGGGTGAGACTTTCTGCCGTAGTGGCGGCTTCATGGCTGAACCCTGAGACAGCGCTGGAAATACTCGAAATTGCGGAACAGCATCCCGTGGATCCATGGATGAAGAAATTCTACCGCGTGATCAAAAAGCGCAATACCCCTCCCGATCAATATGTCGAAACTAACCCGGGCCAATCTGATGAAGTCATGCACCCGTTGGCCATTCCCAATTTCAAACTTGGGAAAAGCATCTATCACGAAGAAGGCAACTGTGTGACCTGCCATCAAGAAGATGGGAAAGGGCTTCCAGCATCTGGATTCCCACCAATCGCAAAAAGCGAATGGGTCACCGGAAATCCCGAAACCCTCATCAAAATCACACTCAAAGGATTGATGGGGCCGATTCAGGTGTCAGGCAAATCCTACCCCGGACAAGTACCCATGACCCCGTTTGGGGGCATGCTCAATGATACCGAGGTGGCCGCAGTCCTCAATTATGTGCGGAATTCATTTGGGAACAAGGCCGCGATTATTTCAGAGGATCAAGTAAAAGCCGTCCGTGCGCAAGTTTCCGACAAAGAAGGATTCTATCTTGCCAAAGAACTCAACCCGTGACCTATGAAATTGCTCTTCATGTTGCTGCCGTTCCTCGTGTTGTGGGGCTGCGCGATGCAACCTTCCCAATCGAACAAAGCCCCTCACATCGTCTTCGTCATCGGGGATGAAGAGTACCGCTCCGAGGAATCCATGCCCATGCTCGCCCAGATCGCAAAACGCGAACTGGGGGCTGAGATTTCACTTTGCTATTCGGTGGACTCGGCAGGATTCATCGATCCCAACCGACTCGATCACATCCAAGGATTGGAGGCGCTGGAGACCGCTGATCTGATGGTGATGTTCACGCGATTCCGAGCATTGCCTTCACAAGAGCTCGCCATGATCACGGACTATGTGGAATCGGGACGCCCCATCATGGGATTCCGAACCTCCACGCATGCCTTCAAGTACAAGGCCGATTCTGCATTTTTTCACATGAATGACGAGTGGCC is a window from the Pontibacter sp. G13 genome containing:
- a CDS encoding CofH family radical SAM protein — encoded protein: MNTSELLKKALNFEFLTMEEGIHLHHHAGTDELMFIANEMRKIHKKDTLGIVTWQIDRNVNTTNVCVANCKFCNFFVPPTEKFKDKAYITDDETYQRKAKETFALGGDQFLLQGGHHPELGVEYYEETFSKLKGWFPELRLHALGPPEIVHIAELSGISYEETLTRLMAAGMDSMPGAGAEILNDRVRRIISNGKCSGQEWLDVMHVAHKVGLTTSATMMFGHIETIEERFEHLVRIREVQAMRPEGSNGFKAFIPWPYQDDGTLLNRVKGVKNNVSADEYIRMIALSRIMLPNIENIQASWLTVGPEVAQVCLHAGANDLGSIMIEENVVSAAGAPFRLSSEQIQQIIVDAGFQPQLRTQLYEFRETPPALEGKILAV
- a CDS encoding PVC-type heme-binding CxxCH protein, yielding MLPYARLILGLMLLGMLSACQRQPILDLQPQDHIVLLGNNLPARMMEYGFFETECHVLYPNHHLLIRNMGDGGNTPGFRPHSGRDTPWAFPGAAAFQTDLARPSGSKGDMEYPDEWLTRLSADVLICFFGYGESFGGLDQLPLFQQELAAFLRHSLQQTYNGSTPPKLVLVGPQAFEDLSSIRDLPNGSAANHRLNIYTKAMKQIADSMGIPFVDLFHESQNWYLKEESPCTIDGFQFNEAGNQKLAQFLAKELLGSSGKSSPHRDLIQSAVQEKNWMWHNDFKIPNGVHVFGRRHKPFGPDNYPQELKKIREMTAIRDSAIWLAAQGIELDLESADGLTSPMPTIASNYRISPDGPAPRYLYGAEALESMTMAEGFKIELFASEEMFEELANPLQVAFDDRGRLWVAVAPSYPHYQPGHTKPNDKLLILEDTDGDGRADKQTIWADGLHLPMGFELTQHGVFISQGTHLKLLRDTDGDDHADTSEIVLSGFDDHDTHHVISAFCADPSGAIYMGEGLFLHSNVETPYGVVRATQGGFFRYDPNRGQLERTAQISIPNPWGTAFDEWGQPFFLSTSGPAMRWLMPSTIRPEYGKMSPMPPSLIPQDYKVRPTSGLEFISSRHFPEEVQGDLLLGNVIGFRGVRQHQISEAGTGYELDFRQDLVSSSDPNFRPVDFEFAPDGSLYLADWHNMLIGHMQHNARDPYRDHAHGRIYRITYPSRPLIKPTQIADASIRELLDVLKSPEYRTRYRAKRALRGRDPQTVIQEITDWVHSLNPSDPQYERHLLEALWVSWGLNRIDRKLLQRLLQSEDHRVRAAAVMAVRYNGHQLPYQIAYLKTAAADPHGRVRLSAVVAASWLNPETALEILEIAEQHPVDPWMKKFYRVIKKRNTPPDQYVETNPGQSDEVMHPLAIPNFKLGKSIYHEEGNCVTCHQEDGKGLPASGFPPIAKSEWVTGNPETLIKITLKGLMGPIQVSGKSYPGQVPMTPFGGMLNDTEVAAVLNYVRNSFGNKAAIISEDQVKAVRAQVSDKEGFYLAKELNP